In the genome of Streptomyces sp. NBC_00190, one region contains:
- a CDS encoding MarR family transcriptional regulator, translating to MHDGEGHRRIASRVASPRDLAGAAMISPAALTHRIDLLVAKGLVTRATDPDNRRLVRTELTAEGRSIAEGLIEGHLANEREPSKASAPRNASSWHHCSAGC from the coding sequence GTGCATGACGGTGAGGGGCACCGCCGGATTGCGAGCCGCGTCGCATCACCCCGCGACCTCGCCGGCGCCGCGATGATCAGCCCCGCGGCCCTGACCCACCGCATCGACCTGCTGGTTGCCAAGGGCCTGGTCACCCGCGCGACCGACCCGGACAACCGGCGCCTGGTGCGTACAGAGCTCACTGCCGAGGGCCGCAGCATCGCCGAGGGCCTGATCGAAGGCCACCTGGCCAACGAGCGCGAACCGTCGAAGGCCTCAGCTCCGAGGAATGCCAGCAGCTGGCATCACTGCTCCGCAGGCTGCTGA
- a CDS encoding rhomboid-like protein: protein MRGYPRRAPLTLAYVCLLLAGHAWVSHGLSADRAATVLGYLSTNLDNLQDHPLPALLGSVLFFDGTLTDVTSLGFVGTLITLGLGVCCFLAWAEWRWGKLRAVAVFLGGHVAATLLTAVVITVALQHGWYPAAVRQASDYGVSYGAQTVLAIGTLALPRRGRLPWAAFVLAWPLGGADWTGPLPDFTTVGHLVAAALGFGLVGVPAFRRQRVRAAGPSSAASASGPGRGSVPESTSPAAGTETTPPSV from the coding sequence GTGCGGGGGTACCCGCGCCGTGCGCCGCTGACCCTCGCCTACGTCTGTCTGCTCCTGGCCGGCCACGCCTGGGTCAGCCACGGGTTGTCCGCCGATCGGGCGGCCACCGTCTTGGGCTACCTCAGCACCAACCTCGACAACCTGCAAGATCATCCCTTGCCCGCACTGCTCGGCAGCGTGCTGTTCTTCGACGGCACGCTCACGGACGTCACCTCACTCGGCTTCGTGGGCACCTTGATCACCCTGGGCCTCGGTGTGTGCTGCTTCCTGGCCTGGGCGGAGTGGCGGTGGGGAAAGCTGCGCGCCGTAGCCGTGTTCCTCGGCGGGCATGTCGCGGCCACCCTGCTCACCGCTGTCGTCATCACCGTCGCGCTGCAGCACGGCTGGTATCCAGCGGCCGTGCGGCAGGCCTCGGACTACGGGGTCAGTTACGGCGCCCAGACCGTGCTGGCGATCGGCACACTCGCCCTGCCGCGCCGGGGCCGCCTCCCCTGGGCTGCCTTCGTGCTCGCGTGGCCCCTCGGCGGCGCCGACTGGACCGGTCCGCTGCCGGACTTCACCACAGTCGGCCATCTCGTAGCGGCGGCCCTTGGCTTCGGGCTGGTGGGTGTCCCGGCTTTCAGGCGGCAGCGGGTCCGCGCTGCCGGGCCGTCTTCCGCTGCGAGCGCCTCCGGGCCGGGCCGAGGCTCCGTTCCCGAATCGACGTCACCGGCAGCCGGAACGGAGACGACACCTCCATCGGTCTGA
- a CDS encoding DinB family protein has translation MTTCAECGFEYDLALAPRVSVLAKDTAREFADLLCAEPSALRRRSAPQVWSPLEYACHVRDVLLVQRERVLAARRRDTPVAESMGRDERVEHDGYAQQEPADVARQLQDATILFTDVLDRLSPSDWERTLVYTYPEREERSLRWVAVHTLHELRHHLLDMCRR, from the coding sequence ATGACGACTTGTGCGGAATGTGGTTTCGAGTACGACCTCGCCCTTGCGCCGAGGGTCTCGGTGCTCGCCAAGGACACCGCGCGCGAGTTCGCGGACCTGCTGTGCGCCGAACCGTCGGCGCTGCGGCGGCGCTCTGCGCCGCAGGTGTGGTCACCTCTCGAGTACGCCTGCCACGTGCGCGATGTGCTGCTCGTCCAGCGGGAGCGGGTACTGGCCGCACGACGTCGTGATACGCCGGTTGCCGAATCCATGGGGCGCGACGAGCGGGTGGAGCACGACGGATATGCCCAGCAAGAGCCCGCCGATGTCGCGCGTCAACTCCAGGACGCGACAATACTGTTCACCGATGTTCTCGACCGGTTGTCTCCCTCCGACTGGGAGCGCACACTGGTATACACCTATCCCGAGCGCGAGGAACGCTCACTGCGCTGGGTCGCCGTGCACACCCTGCACGAGCTGCGCCATCACCTGCTCGACATGTGTCGCCGCTGA
- a CDS encoding glycerophosphodiester phosphodiesterase family protein has translation MITYLRRGAVARKLLALIAALCGIVGTTALGTTPAAAADQRHPIYAIAHRVDTLGGVDAALKHGANSIEIDVCAWWNPNEWRAYHDCSSAGDNRLGPSFDSMIDRILSHANAGRRLSLVWLDIKDPNYCGEQENRGCSVAGLRDKAQRLTAAGIQVLYGFYEYHGGSTPDVGGRGWKSLEGRLGGLEGITTTGTRDQVRGAFNRSGSGFPAGRRVMDYGDSDITKGFGNCTEPTYNTCAELKKGAGDRDAGQLAATLSWTTTYNDPWYVDKLLGDGRVDGIIAGYGAFTGVREYDDSWQCANAINLVRDWVNRHSGTHRMATSGDRLFR, from the coding sequence TTGATCACTTACCTCAGGCGTGGTGCCGTCGCACGGAAGTTACTGGCGCTGATCGCAGCCCTCTGCGGAATCGTCGGCACCACCGCGCTCGGTACGACTCCGGCTGCAGCAGCCGATCAGCGTCACCCGATCTACGCCATCGCACACCGCGTCGACACCCTGGGCGGCGTGGACGCCGCGCTCAAGCACGGTGCCAACAGCATCGAGATAGACGTCTGTGCCTGGTGGAACCCGAACGAGTGGCGGGCTTATCACGACTGTTCCTCTGCCGGTGACAACCGGCTGGGCCCCAGCTTCGACAGCATGATCGACCGCATTCTTTCCCACGCCAACGCAGGACGCCGACTGTCGCTCGTCTGGCTGGACATCAAGGACCCGAACTACTGCGGGGAGCAGGAGAACCGCGGGTGCAGCGTCGCCGGACTGCGCGACAAGGCGCAGCGGCTGACGGCTGCCGGCATCCAGGTGCTCTACGGGTTCTACGAGTACCACGGCGGCAGCACCCCGGACGTCGGCGGCAGGGGCTGGAAGAGCCTCGAAGGCAGGCTCGGCGGCCTGGAAGGCATCACGACGACCGGAACCCGTGACCAGGTCCGAGGCGCCTTCAACCGTTCCGGTTCAGGATTCCCGGCCGGTCGCCGGGTGATGGACTACGGCGACAGCGACATCACCAAGGGGTTCGGCAACTGCACCGAACCCACGTATAACACCTGCGCGGAGCTGAAGAAGGGCGCCGGGGACCGTGACGCCGGACAGCTCGCGGCCACACTGTCCTGGACCACCACCTACAACGATCCGTGGTACGTCGACAAACTGCTGGGCGACGGGCGGGTGGACGGCATCATCGCGGGCTACGGCGCCTTCACCGGTGTGCGCGAGTACGACGACAGCTGGCAGTGCGCCAACGCCATCAACCTCGTCCGTGACTGGGTGAACCGCCACAGCGGCACCCATCGGATGGCCACCTCTGGTGACCGTCTGTTCCGGTAG
- a CDS encoding SGNH/GDSL hydrolase family protein, whose translation MTIILRPGSTVMFTGDSITDSQRLESEDGLGFGYPLRVAGEWAFRHPDRPVTWLNTGVGGHKVSDLEARWQMDVLDARPDVVSILVGVNDMGWHTLDPDGHVIPAEEFAAGYDRLLAPLAAAGTELVLIEPFLLPISGSVKARDTHVDDEVRKEWRADLDPKIQVVRELARAYGAHLLAADGMFAALSATTGPEYWAADGVHPTPAGHAALASAWLRLVA comes from the coding sequence ATGACGATCATCCTCCGCCCGGGAAGCACTGTGATGTTCACCGGAGATTCGATCACCGACAGCCAGCGCCTGGAGAGCGAAGACGGCCTCGGGTTCGGCTACCCGCTGCGCGTCGCGGGTGAATGGGCCTTCCGGCACCCGGACCGGCCCGTGACCTGGCTGAACACCGGGGTCGGGGGTCACAAGGTGAGTGATCTGGAAGCCCGGTGGCAGATGGACGTGCTCGATGCGCGTCCGGACGTGGTGTCGATCCTCGTCGGCGTCAATGACATGGGCTGGCACACGCTCGACCCGGACGGCCACGTGATTCCCGCGGAGGAGTTCGCGGCCGGTTACGATCGGCTGCTCGCACCTCTGGCCGCAGCGGGCACGGAGCTGGTTCTCATCGAGCCGTTCCTCCTGCCGATCAGCGGCAGCGTAAAGGCCCGTGACACGCACGTCGACGATGAGGTCCGGAAAGAGTGGCGGGCCGATCTGGACCCGAAGATCCAGGTCGTGCGCGAGCTCGCCCGCGCATACGGCGCGCACCTACTCGCAGCTGACGGCATGTTCGCCGCACTCTCCGCGACGACGGGGCCGGAGTACTGGGCTGCGGACGGCGTGCACCCGACGCCGGCCGGCCACGCCGCACTCGCGTCGGCCTGGCTGCGCCTGGTCGCGTGA
- a CDS encoding MDR family MFS transporter — protein MAITLIVGALAVVFDTTIVSVALNDLTKELDAHLSTVQWVSTGYLLAVFVTIPLAGWAQSRFGGRHLWIAALGVFLLGSALSALAWDATSLIGFRVIQGIAGGIMMPLMATLLMQAALGRDIGKVMAVITVPTALGPILGPVLGGLILHLADWRWLFFVNIPFCLVGGWLAWRYLPNDRPPPERARARLDVVGLLMLCPGFAALVDGLSQVEGSTGFTDAKVLIPLIGGLALVGGFTVRALTRTTGTLVNVRLFRHRAVASSSTLLFLGGISLFGSMMLLPLYFQQVRSEDALGAGLLLIPQGVGALLARGLAGKYTDRIGPRKVASWAFACVAATTVPFAFVTADTSEVLLMAALFARGIALGAAMIAPMGAGYVGLEHEEIPDASIITRVAQQMGGSVGIAVLAAILQRSTGDAHTPGALADGFGTAFWWSVAFTLVAVPLCLFLPGLPKPATPDDAAEVEAEAAAEV, from the coding sequence ATGGCGATCACCCTCATCGTGGGCGCCCTCGCCGTCGTCTTCGACACCACCATCGTCAGCGTCGCGCTCAACGACCTGACGAAGGAACTCGACGCCCATCTGTCCACCGTCCAGTGGGTGAGCACCGGCTACCTGCTGGCCGTGTTCGTCACCATCCCACTCGCCGGATGGGCCCAGTCACGGTTCGGCGGTCGGCATCTGTGGATCGCGGCCCTGGGCGTGTTCCTGCTCGGCTCGGCTCTGAGCGCGCTGGCGTGGGACGCGACCAGCCTCATCGGCTTCCGCGTCATCCAGGGCATCGCAGGGGGCATCATGATGCCGCTCATGGCCACGCTGCTCATGCAGGCCGCCCTGGGCCGCGACATAGGCAAGGTCATGGCCGTCATCACCGTACCCACGGCGCTCGGCCCGATCCTCGGCCCGGTTCTGGGCGGCCTCATCCTGCATCTGGCCGACTGGCGCTGGCTGTTCTTCGTCAACATTCCCTTCTGCCTCGTCGGCGGCTGGCTCGCCTGGCGCTATCTGCCCAACGACCGGCCTCCGCCCGAACGCGCCCGCGCCCGCCTGGATGTCGTCGGCCTGCTCATGCTCTGCCCGGGCTTCGCCGCCCTCGTCGATGGCCTCTCCCAGGTCGAGGGCAGCACGGGCTTTACCGACGCCAAGGTCCTCATCCCGCTGATCGGCGGACTCGCCCTGGTCGGGGGCTTCACCGTCCGGGCGCTGACCCGCACCACCGGCACCCTGGTCAATGTGCGGCTGTTCCGCCACCGCGCGGTGGCCTCCTCCTCCACACTGCTCTTCCTGGGCGGCATCTCCCTGTTCGGGTCGATGATGCTGCTGCCCCTGTACTTTCAGCAGGTACGCAGCGAGGACGCCCTCGGCGCCGGACTGCTGCTCATCCCACAGGGTGTCGGCGCCCTCCTCGCACGCGGCCTGGCAGGCAAGTACACCGATCGCATCGGCCCCCGCAAGGTCGCCTCCTGGGCATTCGCCTGTGTCGCTGCAACCACCGTGCCGTTCGCCTTCGTCACCGCCGACACCAGCGAGGTGCTGCTCATGGCCGCGCTGTTCGCCCGCGGCATCGCTTTGGGTGCCGCCATGATCGCGCCCATGGGCGCCGGCTACGTCGGGCTGGAGCACGAGGAGATCCCGGACGCCAGCATCATCACCCGCGTCGCCCAGCAGATGGGCGGTTCAGTGGGCATCGCCGTCCTCGCCGCCATCCTCCAGCGCAGCACCGGTGACGCCCACACCCCGGGCGCCTTGGCCGACGGCTTCGGCACCGCCTTCTGGTGGTCAGTGGCCTTCACCCTCGTCGCCGTCCCGCTGTGCCTGTTCCTGCCCGGCCTCCCCAAACCAGCGACCCCCGACGACGCAGCCGAAGTGGAAGCGGAAGCTGCCGCCGAGGTCTGA
- a CDS encoding HSP90 family protein — protein sequence MPNSETAHTFQVDLRGLVDLLSHHLYSSPRVYLRELLQNAVDAITARQAVDPGAPATITVRTGDTLTVTDTGIGLTEADVHRFLATIGRSSKRTPDGVLDGAGVDAARGDFIGQFGIGLLACFVVADEITVVSRSAADPSAPAVEWRGHSDGRYTLRTLPAAAVPDPGTTVRLTPRADNAEWTTPQQVVSLARHYGGLLRHEVTVVGPHGETHQINETPPWDRPHRSPLARREAMTAYCRSLFDFTPLDTIELDLPAAGLRGVAYVLPTAVSPAQRAGHRVHLKGMLLTDQAPELLPDWAFFVRCVVDTTSLRPTASREALYEDGTLSAVRDALGDRIRDWLTGLAASDPSLLHRFIDTHHLAVKALARYDDELLRIVLPWLPFETTDGNVTLEEFARTHPTLLVTRSVEEFRQVAPIASAAGLGVVNGGYTYDRDLVHRLPEIRPGTAVTDLDPATVTAHLDAVDPSAELRAAAFLAVARETIGVHDCDVVLRDFQPVTAPALLLDNRDARHERTRSSLAADSDGLWADILGSLRHETPRAQLVLNHLNPLVRQAITITERGLAVTTAEALYGQALLLSRRPLRASESALLNRAFIGLLTHAMHHTGTAAPDSEPRKEL from the coding sequence GTGCCCAACTCAGAGACCGCCCACACCTTCCAGGTCGACCTGCGCGGCCTGGTCGACCTGCTTTCCCACCACCTCTACTCCAGCCCCCGCGTCTACCTGCGCGAGCTGCTGCAGAACGCCGTCGACGCCATCACCGCGCGGCAGGCCGTCGACCCCGGCGCGCCCGCCACCATCACGGTGCGCACCGGCGACACCCTCACCGTCACGGACACCGGGATCGGACTGACCGAGGCCGACGTCCACCGGTTCCTCGCCACCATCGGCCGCAGCTCCAAGCGGACCCCCGACGGCGTCCTGGACGGCGCCGGCGTCGACGCCGCCCGCGGCGACTTCATCGGACAGTTCGGCATCGGACTGCTCGCCTGCTTCGTCGTCGCTGACGAGATCACCGTGGTCAGCCGGTCCGCCGCCGACCCCTCAGCGCCCGCCGTCGAGTGGCGCGGCCACTCCGACGGCCGCTACACCCTCCGCACCCTGCCGGCCGCGGCCGTGCCCGATCCGGGCACCACCGTCCGCCTCACGCCGCGCGCCGACAACGCCGAGTGGACCACCCCGCAGCAGGTCGTCTCCCTGGCCCGCCACTACGGCGGACTGCTGCGGCACGAGGTCACCGTCGTCGGCCCGCACGGCGAGACCCACCAGATCAACGAAACACCCCCGTGGGACCGGCCCCACCGCTCCCCGCTGGCCCGCCGCGAGGCGATGACCGCCTACTGCCGCAGCCTCTTCGACTTCACCCCACTCGACACGATCGAGCTAGATCTGCCGGCCGCCGGGCTGCGCGGCGTCGCCTACGTCCTGCCCACGGCCGTGAGCCCGGCACAGCGCGCCGGCCACCGCGTGCACCTCAAGGGAATGCTCCTCACGGACCAGGCGCCCGAACTGCTCCCGGACTGGGCGTTCTTCGTACGCTGCGTCGTCGACACCACCAGCCTGCGACCCACCGCCTCCCGCGAGGCCCTGTACGAGGACGGCACCCTGTCCGCCGTTCGGGACGCCCTCGGCGACCGGATCCGCGACTGGCTCACCGGGCTCGCCGCCAGCGACCCGTCCCTGCTGCACCGCTTCATCGATACGCACCACCTCGCCGTCAAGGCGCTCGCCCGCTACGACGACGAGCTGCTGCGCATCGTGCTGCCGTGGCTGCCGTTCGAGACCACCGACGGCAACGTCACGCTGGAGGAGTTCGCGCGTACGCACCCGACCCTGCTGGTCACGCGCAGCGTCGAGGAGTTCCGCCAGGTCGCGCCCATCGCCTCGGCCGCTGGACTGGGCGTCGTCAACGGCGGCTACACCTACGACCGCGACCTCGTGCACCGGCTGCCGGAGATCCGCCCCGGTACGGCCGTCACCGACCTCGACCCGGCCACGGTCACGGCTCACCTCGACGCCGTCGACCCGTCCGCCGAACTGCGCGCGGCGGCCTTCCTCGCCGTGGCCCGCGAGACGATCGGCGTACACGACTGCGACGTCGTCCTGCGCGACTTCCAGCCCGTCACCGCCCCCGCCCTGCTCCTTGACAACCGCGACGCGCGCCACGAGCGGACCCGGTCGAGCCTCGCCGCCGACAGCGACGGCCTGTGGGCCGACATCCTCGGCTCGCTGCGCCACGAGACCCCGCGGGCCCAGCTCGTCCTGAACCATCTCAACCCGCTGGTCCGCCAGGCCATCACCATCACCGAGCGCGGACTGGCGGTCACGACCGCCGAGGCCCTCTACGGCCAGGCCCTCCTCCTCAGCCGCCGTCCCCTGCGCGCGAGCGAGAGCGCCCTGCTCAACCGGGCCTTCATCGGCCTGCTCACCCACGCCATGCACCACACGGGTACGGCGGCACCCGACTCCGAGCCCCGGAAGGAACTGTAG
- a CDS encoding DUF3995 domain-containing protein, producing the protein MTTAPAPAHHGRSRTWPGYAAAAAALAYAAPHFWWGAGIAATFPGDFASAPHGTWEAAIGYWGMGVVALIGAVVALALVRPWGLRLPRRALCVPSLTASVGMTLWGFTYFALQYLLAAGRVVSAPAFVAKDVHPQAAWGLFWYGLFVLWCLMLGVAAWNRLRQEHTR; encoded by the coding sequence ATGACGACGGCACCGGCACCGGCGCACCACGGCCGCAGCCGGACCTGGCCGGGGTATGCGGCCGCCGCAGCGGCACTCGCCTACGCGGCGCCGCACTTCTGGTGGGGTGCCGGGATCGCCGCTACCTTCCCCGGGGACTTCGCCTCCGCGCCGCACGGTACCTGGGAAGCCGCGATCGGCTACTGGGGGATGGGTGTTGTGGCCCTGATCGGCGCCGTCGTCGCGCTCGCCCTGGTCCGGCCCTGGGGCCTTCGGCTCCCGCGCCGTGCACTCTGCGTTCCGTCCCTGACCGCATCGGTCGGCATGACCCTGTGGGGATTCACCTACTTCGCGCTGCAGTACCTGCTCGCTGCCGGCCGGGTCGTCTCCGCCCCCGCCTTCGTCGCCAAGGACGTACACCCGCAGGCCGCCTGGGGGCTCTTCTGGTACGGCCTCTTCGTCCTGTGGTGCCTCATGCTCGGCGTGGCCGCTTGGAACCGGCTGCGCCAGGAACACACCCGCTGA
- a CDS encoding SUKH-4 family immunity protein, with amino-acid sequence MVRGRGRHVQLAWADGKAHGLEPDENGLLHLGTFDLAYADTGLVLVHPETGAVSMVRDGEGPFPFARDTETFVRLLETVYRFMSACWNSYPGENGKQDFLREVAALEPLAVDEESPAEDVWGHLFAAIVELSPWGF; translated from the coding sequence GTGGTTCGCGGCCGGGGTCGCCACGTTCAGCTGGCCTGGGCCGATGGGAAGGCGCACGGGCTGGAGCCCGACGAGAACGGCCTGCTGCACCTGGGCACCTTCGACCTGGCGTACGCCGACACCGGCCTGGTACTCGTCCACCCCGAGACGGGTGCGGTGTCGATGGTCCGCGACGGCGAGGGGCCGTTCCCCTTCGCCCGGGACACCGAGACCTTCGTGCGGCTACTGGAGACCGTGTACCGGTTCATGAGCGCCTGCTGGAACTCGTACCCGGGCGAGAACGGCAAGCAGGACTTCCTGCGCGAGGTTGCCGCCCTCGAACCGCTCGCAGTGGACGAGGAATCGCCCGCAGAGGACGTATGGGGGCACCTGTTCGCGGCCATCGTCGAACTCAGCCCGTGGGGCTTCTGA